The proteins below are encoded in one region of Silene latifolia isolate original U9 population chromosome 2, ASM4854445v1, whole genome shotgun sequence:
- the LOC141641299 gene encoding protein FAR1-RELATED SEQUENCE 5-like — MVVDNFSQKKETCSTFYFDFEVDEKQCQSGLFWADTISRKNYALLSDMLSIDSTFRTNKYDMVFVPFTAVDQHKRCVTVGAGLLSHESIEAYTWLFKAFLDAMGGCAPKAIITDQCPSMKPAIEEVFPDTSHSLCMWHIIKKLREKVDAYLWQDEDFKKRLNACVWNNHCEPDEFEKAWANIMIDYDLVDHPWFSSLYEIKEDWVPAYFREIFMAGIMRVTSRSESENSFFDRFLTPHATLVELWMSFESAMDAQRHKQSKLNSENKHSTSPLKTPVQLEKHASEFYTHATFKDFQNELCAAVYNCGMVDVHVTDGTEVYIINDIERERKSWEVAFTASREEITCSCCLYQRMGMLCKHVIWVLKHKNIRRIPDIYILNRWTKNALMKPVFDKHGNKMEDVGKSDNKKRMTNELWEEMYSCVSLTEENKKDIQMLIDKLREVKMEIKQHRSNEPPILNTMSEMEWYVGCSIPKEINIQVPQKSRNKGSGKRIQSSVLKALEKSGKKQRVCQTCGKKGHNSRTSSKTVEESDSQYEDSDDED, encoded by the coding sequence ATGGTGgtagataatttttctcaaaaaaaagAGACGTGTAGCACGTTTTATTTTGACTTCGAAGTTGATGAAAAACAGTGTCAATCAGGGCTGTTTTGGGCAGACACCATATCTAGGAAAAACTATGCTTTATTAAGTGACATGCTTTCCATCGACTCCACCTTTCGTACAAATAAGTACGACATGGTTTTTGTACCATTTACTGCTGTTGATCAACATAAAAGGTGTGTAACAGTAGGAGCGGGGCTACTATCACACGAGAGCATTGAAGCATATACATGGTTGTTCAAAGCATTTCTTGACGCAATGGGGGGTTGTGCACCTAAAGCAATTATAACTGATCAATGTCCTTCTATGAAACCAGCAATTGAAGAAGTATTTCCAGATACATCTCACAGCTTATGCATGTGGCATATTATAAAGAAACTTCGTGAAAAAGTTGATGCGTATTTATGGCAAGACGAGGATTTCAAGAAGCGTTTAAATGCATGCGTTTGGAACAATCATTGTGAACCTGATGAATTTGAAAAAGCTTGGGCTAATATCATGATTGATTATGATTTGGTAGACCATCCTTGGTTCTCGTCTCTCTACGAAATTAAAGAGGATTGGGTTCCTGCATATTTTAGAGAAATATTTATGGCGGGTATTATGAGGGTGACATCAAGATCTGAGAGTGAAAATAGTTTCTTCGATCGTTTTCTTACACCTCATGCGACTCTTGTTGAATTATGGATGTCTTTTGAGAGTGCAATGGATGCACAACGCCACAAACAATCAAAACTGAACTCGGAAAATAAACACTCAACATCTCCACTGAAAACTCCAGTTCAGTTAGAAAAACACGCTTCAGAATTTTACACGCATGCAACTTTTAAGGATTTCCAGAATGAGTTATGTGCAGCAGTGTACAATTGTGGCATGGTGGACGTACATGTTACGGACGGCACAGAGGTATATATTATCAACGACATAGAGCGAGAAAGAAAGTCGTGGGAAGTTGCATTTACAgcaagtagagaagaaatcacttGTAGTTGTTGTTTGTATCAACGAATGGGTATGCTATGTAAGCATGTCATATGGGTCTTAAAGCATAAGAACATAAGAAGGATTCCAGACATATATATTCTTAATAGATGGACGAAGAATGCGTTGATGAAGCCCGTCTTTGATAAGCATGGCAATAAAATGGAGGATGTTGGGAAATCAGACAACAAAAAAAGAATGACAAATGAGCTTTGGGAAGAAATGTACTCTTGTGTCAGCCTTacagaagaaaataagaaagacATACAAATGTTAATAGATAAACTTAGAGAAGTCAAAATGGAGATAAAGCAACATCGAAGCAACGAGCCACCAATCCTCAACACGATGTCGGAAATGGAATGGTATGTTGGGTGCAGCATTCCTAAAGAGATAAACATACAAGTTCCACAAAAATCACGTAATAAAGGGAGTGGTAAGCGAATTCAGTCAAGTGTTCTAAAAGCGCTCGAGAAAAGCGGGAAAAAACAAAGAGTATGCCAGACTTGTGGGAAAAAAGGTCACAACTCAAGAACATCTTCTAAAACGGTTGAAGAATCAGATTCACAGTATGAAGATTCAGATGATGAAGATTGA
- the LOC141641298 gene encoding protein FAR1-RELATED SEQUENCE 5-like, whose translation MEANDEVSTAISTLLSTPICTILPEQPEEYFPPCVDEKKPKLGDLYNTIEEGVQFYKDYAKHCGFQTRLGTIKRKKGNAEVFTLRRVLCNKAGTREESKDKKTDRVRLITRIECEAMVQFSLQVDGKYKVTGFHEGHNHILASPSSMLFMKENRKMTSIQKTFVVKAARLKIGPVKAFRGWKELSGGYSNVGATETDFKNFVRDMK comes from the coding sequence ATGGAAGCAAATGATGAAGTTAGTACAGCGATTTCGACATTATTGTCTACACCAATTTGCACTATTCTACCAGAACAACCTGAGGAGTACTTTCCACCATGCGTAGATGAGAAGAAACCTAAACTAGGAGATTTATACAATACCATAGAAGAAGGAGTTCAGTTTTACAAAGATTATGCAAAACATTGTGGCTTTCAGACTAGATTGGGtacaataaaaaggaaaaaaggaAATGCTGAAGTATTTACGTTGAGGAGAGTGTTATGCAACAAGGCTGGAACAAGGGAGGAGAGTAAAGATAAAAAAACAGATCGTGTGCGGTTGATTACTCGTATTGAATGTGAAGCTATGGTACAATTTTCGCTGCAAGTAGATGGAAAGTATAAGGTTACTGGATTCCATGAAGGACACAACCATATTCTAGCATCACCATCATCAATGTTGTTTATGAAGGAAAACAGGAAAATGACATCCATTCAGAAGACCTTTGTTGTAAAAGCAGCACGGTTAAAGATAGGGCCAGTAAAAGCATTTAGAGGTTGGAAAGAGTTGTCGGGAGGTTATAGTAATGTTGGTGCTACCGAGACTGATTTCAAGAACTTTGTGAGAGATATGAAATAG